Genomic segment of Terriglobales bacterium:
GATTTCCTCATCGGCTCCAAAAGAGCGGGTGCCGTGTCTTTTCGCCCCTAGCGAGGGCAGTACATCTGTGGAAAGGGCTACAACCTATGGCCGATGCGCCTGAAGTAATGAACATCCGCCAGGCTTCCGAGTACCTGGGCGTGAGTCCTGACACGCTTTACAAGTACGTTTACGAGGAGAAGATCCCGGCCTTCAAGCTGGGTAACCGCTGGAAATTTAAAAAGACCATCCTCGACACATGGATGGAGCGCAAGAGTTCGGTGGGCGAAGGGAAAGCCAAGAAAAGACCCAAAGCGGCTCGTGCAGTTGCGGCACGTTAGAGGCGAAACTCTATGTTTGGAATGGGCGGCTCGAAAACGATCGTTGGATTGGACATTGGCTCCAGCAGCATCAAGGCGGTGGAGCTGAAGAAGTCACGGGGAGCGATTGAACTGGCGCACGTCGGCGTAGAACCGCTGGCGAATGACGTGGTGGTGGATTCGATGATCATGGATTCGCCCGCGGTAGCCAGCGCGATCACAAAATTATTTGCCGACGCGGGAATCAAGACGAGGTCGGTTGCCACCTCAGTGAGCGGACATTCCGTCATCGTGAAACGGATCCAGGTTGCGACGATGACGGAAGAGCAACTCGCGGAGAGCATCAACACCGAAGCGGCGCAGCATATTCCTTTTGACATCACGGACGTGCACATCGACTACCAGATCCTTTCAGAGGACCTGAGTGGGCCGCAGATGGACGTTCTGCTGGTGGCGGTGAAAAAGGACAAGATTCTCAATTACACCAACGTGCTCTCGATGGCGGGCAAAAGCCCGAATATTGTAGACATTGACGTCTTCGCACTACAGAACTGCTACGAGTACAACTACGAGCCGGCACCTGGTGCGACGGTAGCGCTGCTGAACCTGGGCGCGAGCGTCATGAATATCAATATTCTGAAGGGCTCGACGCCGTTGTTCACCCGAGATGTGAGCGTTGGCGGGCACCAATACACGGATGCCCTGCAGAAAGAGCTGGACCTCAGTTTCGACGACGCAGAGTCGCTGAAGCTGGGTGAGCGAGTCGGAACGGTGAGCGAAGACGCCAAGTTGCCCATCCTGCAGCAGGTGACGGAGATCATCGTCCTGGAAATCCAGAAGACCTTCGACTTCTTCCGCGCAACCGCGGCGGGAGAGCACATCGAGAGGATTTACCTCGCGGGTGGCTCTTCCAAGGTCCCAGGCCTGATGGAAGCACTGCGGCAAGAGTTCTCGTTGCCGGTAGAGATCCTGAATCCGTTCGCGAAGATCGATTACGTCTCGAATGCTTCCGATCTGATTGACCGTAACGCAGGGCAGTTGGCGGTCGCGGTGGGTTTGGCCCTAAGGAGTTTTGAAGACCTATGATCCGCATAAACCTGCTAGGTGTAGCGAAATCGAAGAAGGCCAGGCGGCCGTCGTTCTCGATGAGTGGGTCGGGCGTGAATCCGACGCTGATCGGCTTGATCGTCCTGCT
This window contains:
- the pilM gene encoding type IV pilus assembly protein PilM, encoding MFGMGGSKTIVGLDIGSSSIKAVELKKSRGAIELAHVGVEPLANDVVVDSMIMDSPAVASAITKLFADAGIKTRSVATSVSGHSVIVKRIQVATMTEEQLAESINTEAAQHIPFDITDVHIDYQILSEDLSGPQMDVLLVAVKKDKILNYTNVLSMAGKSPNIVDIDVFALQNCYEYNYEPAPGATVALLNLGASVMNINILKGSTPLFTRDVSVGGHQYTDALQKELDLSFDDAESLKLGERVGTVSEDAKLPILQQVTEIIVLEIQKTFDFFRATAAGEHIERIYLAGGSSKVPGLMEALRQEFSLPVEILNPFAKIDYVSNASDLIDRNAGQLAVAVGLALRSFEDL
- a CDS encoding helix-turn-helix domain-containing protein: MADAPEVMNIRQASEYLGVSPDTLYKYVYEEKIPAFKLGNRWKFKKTILDTWMERKSSVGEGKAKKRPKAARAVAAR